CCAATACCCAGTATTTATATAATCTGTCTCTTCATAAAAATTTTTTAATAAGTTCATAGGTATTGCTGAAAATTGACCTCTAGCTCCACCATGTAAAAACAAAATCTTATAATCATTTGAAATAGATAACAATTTTCTAATATTTTTTTCTATAATTTCAGTCATTTTCATAAATATTGTACTTCTATGACTAATTTCTAAAACTGACACTCCAGAATTTTTCCAATTTAAAAATTCATTTTTTGCTATTTTCATTACATCTTTTGGTAACATTGATGGACCTGCACTAAAATTATAAATTTCACGCATTTTTTAACAATATAGATTTATATATAAAAACTTTTTATTAATTTTTTTTATTATACAAATTCTAATCCTCTCATATAATTGTTTCTTAAAATTTTAGGTACTTCTACTAAACCATCTTTATTCTGGTAATTTTCCATTATTGCAGCTAAAGTTCTTCCAATTGCTAATCCAGACCCATTCAATGTATGAACATATCTATTATTTTCTTTTTTATCTAAAAATTTTATATTTATTCTTCTAGATTGAAAATCTTTCATATTAGAACAAGAAGATACTTCTATATATTTTTTCTGCGAAGGAAACCATACTTCTAAATCATAAGTTTTAGAAGAAGAAAATCCTATATCATTAGTACATATAGACATTTTTCTATAAGGTAAGTTTAACAACTTTAAAATTTTTTCTGCATGATTTGTTATATTTTCCAATGCAACGTTTGAATTATTAGGATGAACAATTTGTATAATTTCTACTTTATCAAACTGTTTAGTTCTAATCAAACCTTGATTTTTTACTCCATAAGAAGTAGGCTCGTTTCTAAAGCATGGAGTATTTGCAGTAAGTAACAAAGGTAATGCATTATATTTTATTATGTTGTTTTTAAACAGATTGGTTAAAGGAACTTCTGAAGTTGGTATTAAAAAATGATTATTTTTTCTAATATCACCTTCCAAAAAATTTTTACACAATTTAGTAGAAATTAAATCTTTATAAAATTTAGGCAATTGTCCTGTTCCATATAAACATTTTTTATTCACTAAATAAGGAACATAAACTTCTGTATATCCATGATCATTAATATGTACATCTAACATAAATTGACCTAATGATCTATACAGTAATGCTAAATTACCTTTTAAAACAAAAAAGTTAGAACCAGAAATTTCTGAAGCTGAAAAAAAATCTAATTTTTTTTCGTATTTTCCTAATTCTATGTGATTTTTTATTTCAAAATTACTTCTCTTTATAACGCCCCATTTGCAAACTTCTACATTATCGTTATAATTTTTACCTATAGGGGTATTTAAATCAGGAATATTCGGTAAAGTTAAATAATATTTATAAATTTTTTTTTCTAAAGTTTTTAAAAATATTTTTTTTTTTATTATACTTTTATTATAACAAATTACTTTTTTTCTTAATTCTTGATAATCTATATTTTTTGATCTTAGTTCTCCAATTAACTTTGAGGTTTTATTCCTATAATATTCAAAATTTTCTTTTTCTAATTTTACTCTTTTTATTTCTTGACTTATTTCTTTAACATAGTCTATATTCAAAATAAAATTTCTTAACTTTAGTTTATTATAAACCATGTCAATATCATTTTTTAATAAATTTATATCTAGCATATTATATTTTTTTATATCAATGTTATATAATTATTTTATTCTTAAGTATATAATTTAATTTCTTTAAAAAATAAATTAAAATAATTATTAAAATTTAATTAATATAAAAAAATAAATTTTATATACTTATAAAATATAATTATAATATAATATTTTAAAAATATACGCAAAATTTATAACTTTATTTTAAAGATTTTTATATAAAAAAAATTTATGAAAAAAAAAATTATAAAAAGTGATTTAGCAATATTAGGATCAGGACCTGCTGGATATACTGCATCAATATATTCTTCTAGATCTAATTTATCTACAATATTAATTACAGGCAATCACATTGGAGGACAGTTAACTCAAACATATAAAGTAGAAAATTGGCCTACAGAATACAATGCTATACCTGGACAAACTCTAATGAATAATTTTTATAAACATTCTACGAAACTAGGGACAAAAATATATAAAGAAAATATAATAAAAACAATCTTAAAAAGAAATCCAATAAAATTATATAGTGAAGAATTAATATTTGAAACTAAAGCATTAATAATAGCAACTGGATCTAAACCTAAAAAATTAGGTATAGAATCAGAAAAAAAATTTGAAGGAAGAGGAATATCTACATGCGCCATTTGTGA
This region of Buchnera aphidicola (Chaitoregma tattakana) genomic DNA includes:
- the serS gene encoding serine--tRNA ligase, which translates into the protein MLDINLLKNDIDMVYNKLKLRNFILNIDYVKEISQEIKRVKLEKENFEYYRNKTSKLIGELRSKNIDYQELRKKVICYNKSIIKKKIFLKTLEKKIYKYYLTLPNIPDLNTPIGKNYNDNVEVCKWGVIKRSNFEIKNHIELGKYEKKLDFFSASEISGSNFFVLKGNLALLYRSLGQFMLDVHINDHGYTEVYVPYLVNKKCLYGTGQLPKFYKDLISTKLCKNFLEGDIRKNNHFLIPTSEVPLTNLFKNNIIKYNALPLLLTANTPCFRNEPTSYGVKNQGLIRTKQFDKVEIIQIVHPNNSNVALENITNHAEKILKLLNLPYRKMSICTNDIGFSSSKTYDLEVWFPSQKKYIEVSSCSNMKDFQSRRINIKFLDKKENNRYVHTLNGSGLAIGRTLAAIMENYQNKDGLVEVPKILRNNYMRGLEFV